The Edaphobacter flagellatus sequence CAATGCCTCTCCTGCGAACCGCGTCGGCCACATCGATCGTGATCACATAACCCACCTTCGCGCCCCGCATCTCCTCTCGATGCACAATGCAGAATCCAGCAATCGCGCCTGCTGACTCCGCCACAACCACCCACGCATTCTCTGCCTCGACATAACGCTGCATCGCCGTCCGGCTGAAGCGGAACGGCGGCGCAAAACAAGCTGCATCCAGCTCCACAATCGCAGCCAGGTCGCGTGGCTCATATCGTCGAAATGTCAGTGCAGCGTCGCCCATCCCCTCATCCCATCACAATCCTCTTCCCTGCACCATCTGTAGAAGAGGTTCCCACTCTCATCCTTGCGATGTAATACTGATGCATCGCAACGTACAGGAAGACGGATGACCAAACGTAAGAGCGTCCCCGATACCGGCAGACCAATCACTCTCAAAACTCTCGCCGAATACCTCGGGCTCTCCCCGGCGACCGTCTCCATCGTCCTCAACAACTCTTCACTCGCCAAATCCATCTCGCCGCAGACCCGCCAGCGCGTGCTCGACGCAGCCAAAAAGCTGCAGTATCGCCCCAATCCGCACGCCCGCATGCTCCGCACCCGGCAAAGCAACACCATCGGTGTCGTCGTCCCTGAGATCAGCGAAGGCTACTTCACCCGCCTCATGCTCGGCGTCGAGCCTTATCTCATGCAGGCTGGCTACCTCTACTTCACCGTCAGCCATCTCTGCCGTCCCGACCTGCTCGAGGAGTACCCCGACCTGCTCATGAGCCGCGCCGTCGACGGCTTCCTGCTCGTCAACACCGAGCTTCGCAGTCAGATCAAGCTGCCCGCCGTCGCCGTCTCCTCCCACATCCCGACTCCCGGAGTCACCAACTTCGTCATCGACCACGACCGCGCCACACGCCTCGCCTTGCGTCACCTGTACGAGCTTGGCCACCGCCGCATCGCCTTCATGAAAGGCCAGCACTTCTCTCTCGACTCCGAGTCGCGCTGGCAGTCCATCACCGCCATCGCGCACGAGATCGGCATCGACATACGTCCCGAGCTCTGCATCTACCTCGAGAAAAATCTCTGGTCCCCCGAGCTCGGCTACCTCCCCGTGCGCAACCTCCTCGACCGTACCCGCGACTTCACCGCCGTCTTCTGCTTCAACGACACCGCCGCCATCGGCGCCATCCGCGCCATCGAAGACGCAGGCCTCTCCTGCCCCCGCGACATCTCCGTCATCGGCTTCGACGACATCATCGTCGCCGAATACTTCAACCCGCGCCTCACCACCGTGCGCCAGCCGCTCGCCAAAATGGGCAGCGATGCCGCCGAGCTCCTCATCCAGCGCATACAGTCCCCCACGCAGCCCTACCCCGAAACCGTGCTCTTCACGCCCGAGCTGGTCGTTCGCGAATCCACCGCCGCCGCACCGCTCCGCCGCACCCGGCCCTGATCCGCAATGTCTCCGCCTGCATCGACTGACGCCGCTCCCGCCACGCCCTGGCGATCGCTCCTGCCCATCTTCCTCTACTTCGCAGCTACAGGCATCGTCACCGTCATGCTGGGCCCCCTTCTGCCTTCCTTCATCCAGCGTTGGCATCTCGAAGACGCCCAGGCCGGCACCCTCTTCTCCTCCTTCTTCGCCGGACAGTTCCTCGGCTCCTGGTTCGCCACCCGCAACCTTCGGTTCAGCCTCCTCGCCGGTGCAGCACTCGCCGCCGCAGGATGCACCGCTCTCCACTGGACCACGTTCCACACCGCCCACCTCGCTCTCGCCACCTGCGGCCTCGGCCTCGGCCTCTCGCTCGCCGCAGGCAACGTCGTCGCCGGAACCAGCTCCGCCAATCGAGCTCGTGTCCTCGCCATCCTCAACGTCAGTTGGAGTCTCGGGGCCATCGCCTGCCCTGCCCTCCTCCACGCCGCCGGCTCCTCTTTTTTCGCCATCGCCGGAGCCATCCTCGCCCTCTCCGGCCTCTGCATCGCGATCACCGGATTGCCCTCTGCAGCCTCTGCTCCCGATGCCGCAGCATCTCCCTCGCGCCTGCCGCTTTCTCTCCTCACGATGCTTCTCTTTGCCGCATCGCTCCTGCTCTACATCGGCACAGAAAACTCTCTCGGTGGGTGGCTCCCCAGCTTCGCCCTGCGGAACAGCACCGTGCTCAGCTCCGCCGCAATTGCTCTCTCGTACTGGTTAGCCGAACTCATGGGACGCCTGCTGCTGGCCGCGCTACCGCCCCACCTCAGCCCGTCCAAGCTCTACCGCGCATTCCTTACCCTGCTCCTCTTAGTGCAAGCCACGCTTCTGCTCACACCCCATCCAGCAAATACCCTCATCGTCGCCGCAGTCATCCTCAGCGGAGTCGCCCTCGGCCCGCTCTATCCTCTCCTCGTCTCTCTCCTTCTCGCGCGTACCGGACAGCACCCTCGCCTCGGCGCTCTCTTCGCCTGCGCCTCTCTCGGCGGAGCCATCCTTCCCTGGCTCACCGGAGCAGCCTCCACCCGCTTCAGCACCCTCCGCGCCGGACTCTGCATTCCGCTCATCGGTGTGCTGGCCATGCTCCTCTTTTCCTCCGCCACCCAACAGCCCGCCAGCGACACGCAGAAATCATCCGCTTAAAAAGCGGAACCAGGCGCAAAGGCCCGGCTCTCTCATAACAAAATTTGTATTGGACGCAGCATAGCTGCCTCACAAGTGATCTTTCCCCACACACCCCGGGGTCACGCAGCGGAGGCCCAACAGGCCTCCGCACTTCGACTTACCCCACCCGTTAGCGGTTGGTCGAGAAGCGGAACTGATCGCGAAGGGTAATGGAGCAGATCACGCACAGAGCAACGATAGACGGCAGAAAGAATACGTACATAAATGCCTCCTCAGGCAAAAGTGAATTAGGTCCCCGGTGAATCCTTGTGGTCATCGGGAGCGTCCTGCACTCTGCCTTATTGCAAACGTGCGGCCAATCTTTAAAAGCCGGTTATCCACCGGAAAATGGCCGTTTGACCCCCTCCCACTGGCTCTGAAGAGGGAAATCTGCGCATTCGAGGGAAAATCAGTTCCAAAAGATTGCCACCATGAGTGGCAAAACTTTTCACATTGCCACAAGTAACCAGAAAAGCGAGACTTTTGGGCAAAAGACAGGCCTCCCGGCCTACCTTAGGGCCGCAAAAACTCGATCCGGCACCCACAAGGAGTGCCGGACCGATGTTTCAACCGCTCAATTGAAAAGCGGCAATTAGACTGCAATCGTAAAGCTGTCCTCGCTGCGAGTCACCGCACGGTACATCGTGTCCCGCTCAAACGGCACACGCCCCGCCTCCGTAATCAGCCGCACCAGATCCTTGCGCCGCAGCCCCTGCGGAGTCGTCGCGCCCGCATCGTGGTAGATCTTCTCTTCCACCACCGTGCCGTCGATATCGTCCGCGCCGAACCGTAGCGAGATCTGCGCCATCTTCGGCGACACCATCTGCCAGTAACTCTTGATGTGGGCAAAGTTATCCAGCATCAGGCGGCCAATCGCAATCTGCTTGATGTCCAGCATGCCCGTTGTCTTGGGAATATGCGCCAGCGCCGTATTGTCCGGATGGAACGACAGCGGAATAAATGTCTGGAACCCGCCCGTATCGTCCTGCACCTCGCGCAGCCGGATCATGTGGTCGACCCGGTCCTCATCGTTCTCGACATGCCCGTAAAGCATCGTCGCATTCGACCGCAAACCGATCTTGTGCGCCGTCCGCGCCGTCTCCAGCCACTCCGAGCCGTCAATCTTGTGATCACAGATGATGTGCCGTATCCGGTCGGCAAAAATCTCCGCGCCGCCTCCCGGCATCGAATCCACACCCGCGGCCTTCATCCGCTCCAGCGTCTCCGGAATCGTCATCTTGCCGCGCTTGGCCAGAAACGCAACCTCGACCATCGTGAACGCCTTGATGTGGACCTTCGGGAAGCGTTCCTTCAACCCGCGCACCAGGTCCATGAAGTACTCGAACGGCAGATCGGGATGCAGCCCGCCCACAATATGGAACTCCGTCACTGCCTCCGTATAGCCCTCGCCCGCCGCCGCCCAGGCTTCCTCGAGCGCCATCGTATACGTCCCCGCCTCGCCCTTCTTGCGCCCGAACGCGCACAGCCTGCACGAGGCCACGCAGACATTCGTCGGATTGATATGGCGGTTCACATTGAAGTACGCCACATCCCCATGCAGCTTCTCGCGAACATAGTTCGCCAGCCAGCCCACAGCCAGAATGTCGCCGCTGCGATACAGCGCCACCCCGTCGTCGAAGCTCAATCGCTCCCCGGCAAGCACCTTCTCTGCAATCGCACCCAGCGCCGGATCGTCCGTTTGAAAGGAGTGCCGCGGCTGCTGCGCCGCCTCCAGGCCACGCGTATTCGCCTCAAAGCTCATACAACGATTCTACGCTCTCCCGCTCCCTGCCGGTACGCTACGAAAGGGCCCAGCCGGAACGGTTTTGCCGCCGTATAAACGGCGCCGCCTGCGGACAATTTTTGGCAACCATCTTCGGGCCATCCCACTCGATCTTCTGGCCAACACGCAACGACACGCAGCCCAGCAGCATGATCTCCGTCAACCGCGCGGCGACGTCAAAACGCGAGTAGCACATCTCCGGCTTGTTTTCCTTGATGGCAACGAGCCATTCCTGTGCATGCGCAACAACACCATTCCCCTCATGACGATTCCGCAGAATCCGCTCCGGATACTGCGCCATGGCCGGATGCTTGAGGTAGTTGACGAATTTCTCTTCGCCCTTCAATTTGATGAAGAAATTCGTCCCATAATCGTCCGGCGAAAACACCATACCTCCCTCGCCAATCAGCAGACAGCCGCTATCCGGAACCTTGCCCTGCAGCGCCACGATATCCGCCGTCAGTTCGATCGGAGGCTTGTTGCTCAGGTCATGGCCACCACGGGCTGCCGGGTCAGGCTGGCCGCCGTCATACCACCACAGCGTCACCGCATCGTGCTCGATCTTCCTGTAATGGTGAAAAAGATGCGGATGCTCAAGCGGAATGCGGCCCTGGCGCTTCGGAAAATCGAACCGAATCTTGGACCCGACGGGATACGATTCCTTATTCATCTGGCCGAAGGGCATCGCTTCAATCGTCGTCGGGTGATCGAGATCTAAAGCGCGAAACGGCATATTCACCGTATGGCAGGCCATATCGCCCAGCGCACCCGTACCGAAATCCTGCCACCCACGCCAGTTGAACGGCTCGTAAACTCCTGCCTTCGGATTGCTGCCTCCCTTATAGGGCCGCATCGGCGCAGGCCCAATCCAGACATCCCAGTCCAGCGTCGCAGGAACCGGGTCTTCTCCCACGGGACGCTCCATCGCCTGCGGCCAGACCGGGCGGTTCGTCCAGACATGAACCTCATGCACCTGACCGATAAGTCCGTCCTGAATCGTCTCCACCGCGCGGCGCAAACCGTCCGAGGCGCTGCCCTGGTTGCCCATCTGCGTAACGATCTTTCTCTTGTGGGCCATCTCCCGCAGATAACGCGCCTCATAGATCGTTTGCGTCAATGGCTTCTGGCAAAACACCGCCTTGTTCCTCTTCATAGCCGCCGACGCCACAATCGCATGCATATGATCCGGCGTCGAAACCGTCACCGCATCGATCCGGTCGCCCATCTGATCCAGCATCTGCCGAAAATCCTTGTAAAACTTCGCATTCGGATATTTCTTCGTCTGCGTCTGATACGCCTCCGAACCCGTATCCACATCGCACAACGCGACGATATTCTCGCCCGCACAGGCATCCGTATCGCTCCGGCCTTTTCCTCCAACGCCGATGCAGGCAATGTTCAATTTGCTGTTGAGGTTCTGTCCGCGCAAAAACGCAGGCGCACCAAGCACGAGAGCACCGGCAGCCAGAGAACTCGTTTTGATAAATTCACGACGATCGACACGCGACAGCGCAGCGGTCTCAGGAGCGTTCACAGAGGATAATTTTTCAGATGGTTTCGACACGCGCCCAGAATACACTGCCCCGACATTCTGAGCGTGGTGGATCAACAGATCGAAACCGAGTGTGCAACCATGGATTCCTGCATCCATGCGTCACCCACCCGTAGTGTTATTTCGCGTCAGCCCATCTTCCGAACCCACTGACTCCGCCATGCAGGAGCCTCGAAGGGGTCAGCGAAATATTGTGTCTCGTGCACAACCTTGCCATCCCGAAACTCCATGATGCTGACCGTGTATGCCGGTCGTCCCTGATAGAGAATCGTGTACTCCGTAACCCAAAGATTGCCGCCTCCGAGAATTCGTCTTACCTCGAAACCCGATGGCTTACCCGGATGATGACTTCGCAGAGCCTGTAAATTTCTTCGCCCCACGATGCGTTCGCCCGACTGTGGATAGTCACAAATTGCATCGTCCGCGTAAATATCGTGCTCTGCCTCCGCATCGCCTGCTGCCGACGCGCGCCAATGTTGGTCGAGAGCCTTCTGTATCTGTTCCTGATCTGGAGAATATTCGTTTGTCATATAGCTCTGCCTTATGGAAAGAAATCTAAGACTGCGTTCATGCGATGTCCAGGATCAAAGACCATCGGAATACCCGCAGGGCACCTTATTCCTGAAATCGGTCTCGGGCTGAAAAAATTTGGGTGCCTGGCGTGTGGCCCATACATCCAATCAGCCACGGCCATCGGGGAGTGAATACGTCAGGACGGAACGTCTGAATTGCCTCCCTCTTGCTCAGCCGCAAATCTCGCCCGAGCCTTTCGAAAGATGTGTCAGCAATAGCACCGAAGTGCGACTTCCATTGTCCTTGAAAACCCTGCCCCGACGAAGGTCGCATGGCCGCCGAAATTTAGCCAAAAATTCCTGTCAAGCCCCTGAAATTTGCATCTCACTCATTTCAAAGCCAATAGAACGCCAAAAATCTGCCGATTAGTTTCCCTCGCCTCGCTATACTTAAACCAGTCGAATCAAATAAAGAAGCCCCGACCTTTTAGTCGGGGCTTAACTCTTTATAAATCAATATTTTTGCACTTAAACCATCTGTTTCCAATATTTTACCCTGTGCAAATCGCACAAGCCATTGAAAACAGGCTGCTTTCCCGTCCACCCTGGGGGGAGGGGGTTAGTGCTTCACCTCGGCCGAGTTCGTCATCTCCGGTTGGATCACGATACCGTCAAACATCGTCGCACCCACCAGGTGATCGCCCACCGGACGCACAAGACGCATGTTCCATCCCGTGTTCCAGTAGGTCACCTTCTTGTCCGGAAGATGCGCGGCAAAGACCAGCGTCGTCGGGCTGTTTGCTGTCACCAGCACCCGCTCTCCGCGCTCGTCGTAGAAGATGTTGTTCACGTCGCGCATAAAGAGGTTCTGCACAATGTGCCAGCTTGCGCCCTTGTCCTCCGAGAGGTAAACGCCTTCGCGGCCGCCGATCCAGAGTCCGCCGAAACCATCGACGGCGACCGCCGCAATCTGCGTCAGCTCCGATGGAGGCGTCACCGGAGTCCACGTTTTACCGCCGTCCGAAGTCAGCTCCGCCTTCGAAAGCGAAGCCGCAAACGTCACG is a genomic window containing:
- a CDS encoding GNAT family N-acetyltransferase, translated to MGDAALTFRRYEPRDLAAIVELDAACFAPPFRFSRTAMQRYVEAENAWVVVAESAGAIAGFCIVHREEMRGAKVGYVITIDVADAVRRRGIGERMLRDGEAWIAGLGGVAMLLHVYAKNAGAIRFYERSGYERAAEEEDFYGPGADALLYWKRLSL
- a CDS encoding LacI family DNA-binding transcriptional regulator, yielding MTKRKSVPDTGRPITLKTLAEYLGLSPATVSIVLNNSSLAKSISPQTRQRVLDAAKKLQYRPNPHARMLRTRQSNTIGVVVPEISEGYFTRLMLGVEPYLMQAGYLYFTVSHLCRPDLLEEYPDLLMSRAVDGFLLVNTELRSQIKLPAVAVSSHIPTPGVTNFVIDHDRATRLALRHLYELGHRRIAFMKGQHFSLDSESRWQSITAIAHEIGIDIRPELCIYLEKNLWSPELGYLPVRNLLDRTRDFTAVFCFNDTAAIGAIRAIEDAGLSCPRDISVIGFDDIIVAEYFNPRLTTVRQPLAKMGSDAAELLIQRIQSPTQPYPETVLFTPELVVRESTAAAPLRRTRP
- a CDS encoding MFS transporter, giving the protein MSPPASTDAAPATPWRSLLPIFLYFAATGIVTVMLGPLLPSFIQRWHLEDAQAGTLFSSFFAGQFLGSWFATRNLRFSLLAGAALAAAGCTALHWTTFHTAHLALATCGLGLGLSLAAGNVVAGTSSANRARVLAILNVSWSLGAIACPALLHAAGSSFFAIAGAILALSGLCIAITGLPSAASAPDAAASPSRLPLSLLTMLLFAASLLLYIGTENSLGGWLPSFALRNSTVLSSAAIALSYWLAELMGRLLLAALPPHLSPSKLYRAFLTLLLLVQATLLLTPHPANTLIVAAVILSGVALGPLYPLLVSLLLARTGQHPRLGALFACASLGGAILPWLTGAASTRFSTLRAGLCIPLIGVLAMLLFSSATQQPASDTQKSSA
- the mqnE gene encoding aminofutalosine synthase MqnE, with product MSFEANTRGLEAAQQPRHSFQTDDPALGAIAEKVLAGERLSFDDGVALYRSGDILAVGWLANYVREKLHGDVAYFNVNRHINPTNVCVASCRLCAFGRKKGEAGTYTMALEEAWAAAGEGYTEAVTEFHIVGGLHPDLPFEYFMDLVRGLKERFPKVHIKAFTMVEVAFLAKRGKMTIPETLERMKAAGVDSMPGGGAEIFADRIRHIICDHKIDGSEWLETARTAHKIGLRSNATMLYGHVENDEDRVDHMIRLREVQDDTGGFQTFIPLSFHPDNTALAHIPKTTGMLDIKQIAIGRLMLDNFAHIKSYWQMVSPKMAQISLRFGADDIDGTVVEEKIYHDAGATTPQGLRRKDLVRLITEAGRVPFERDTMYRAVTRSEDSFTIAV
- a CDS encoding Gfo/Idh/MocA family protein, producing MNAPETAALSRVDRREFIKTSSLAAGALVLGAPAFLRGQNLNSKLNIACIGVGGKGRSDTDACAGENIVALCDVDTGSEAYQTQTKKYPNAKFYKDFRQMLDQMGDRIDAVTVSTPDHMHAIVASAAMKRNKAVFCQKPLTQTIYEARYLREMAHKRKIVTQMGNQGSASDGLRRAVETIQDGLIGQVHEVHVWTNRPVWPQAMERPVGEDPVPATLDWDVWIGPAPMRPYKGGSNPKAGVYEPFNWRGWQDFGTGALGDMACHTVNMPFRALDLDHPTTIEAMPFGQMNKESYPVGSKIRFDFPKRQGRIPLEHPHLFHHYRKIEHDAVTLWWYDGGQPDPAARGGHDLSNKPPIELTADIVALQGKVPDSGCLLIGEGGMVFSPDDYGTNFFIKLKGEEKFVNYLKHPAMAQYPERILRNRHEGNGVVAHAQEWLVAIKENKPEMCYSRFDVAARLTEIMLLGCVSLRVGQKIEWDGPKMVAKNCPQAAPFIRRQNRSGWALS
- a CDS encoding nuclear transport factor 2 family protein; this translates as MTNEYSPDQEQIQKALDQHWRASAAGDAEAEHDIYADDAICDYPQSGERIVGRRNLQALRSHHPGKPSGFEVRRILGGGNLWVTEYTILYQGRPAYTVSIMEFRDGKVVHETQYFADPFEAPAWRSQWVRKMG